From the genome of Blautia hydrogenotrophica DSM 10507:
CCAACAAGTATGTGGTCTATAAGAATGGCGAATATTCTTATATGGATATCCAGATGGCTTCTAATAAAAAGCAGTTTGATTGGTTTGAATTGTAAGAATGATTTCAGGGGCTGTTACCTTTCAGTGACAGCCCCTTTTCGTAACAAGAAATGTTGTTCTGTAGTTTGTGTTGTGGTAAAATAAAAAGAAGCGGGTTTGCCCACTTTAATTTGTAACAAAGTATCTTTGAATCTTGAAAATGGGACGAGTATTGGAGTGATTTATCATGTTAGCAGAGGAGCGGAAAAACTTTATTTGTAATATTATTAACGAGAAAAAGGCAGTCAGAGTTTCAGAACTGAGTAAGGAATTGCAGATTACAGAAGCTACGGTCCGCCGAGATCTGGATGAATTACAAAATGAGAAGAAAATACGAAGAACCCATGGTGGGGCAGTGGCCCTATATCCTGCGGGAATTAATTATGTGATCAGTGAATTGTCAGTGGAACGAATTGAGGAAAAACGATTGATTGCTCAAAAGGCATATGAGTACGTGGATGACTTAGATACGATTTTGATGGATGGTTCTAGTACCGTATTGGAATTGTGTAAACTGATTGCTGCTGGTAATAAAAAAGGTCTCACGGTGTTGACGAATGCGTTCAGTGTAGTGAACGTTTTAGCTAAACGAAAAGATATTACTGTTGTGCATGTGGGCGGTGTAGTGAAGTATGAGATTGACTCTTCGGTGGGGAATATAGCGGAGAACACGATACGGAATCTGAGAGTAGACAAAACTTTTCTGGGAGTGAACGGAGTGGAAGTAGGATATGGTTATTCTATTACCAACTTTGCAGAGGCAGCAGTGAAGGTAGAGATGATTCAGAGTGCAAAACAGGTGTTTGTGTTGGCAGATCACTCGAAATTCTCTGTTTCTTATCTGGCTAAAATTGCAGATTTTGAGGGTAAGGTCGACTATCTGATTACGGATAAACGAAGAAAATCTATGGATTATACTCCTTATGAGGAGAATGTAAATTTTATTGTTGCAGATGACGGAGAAAGTGTTGAAAAAAAATAGGGCCGTACAATACGGCTCTATTTTTGTTATAAAACATCCATTATGAATACACCTGCTCAGGAAGAGATCTTACTGTGTAGCGGTGCTATTTTTACTTATTTTACTTGGATCAGTTCATATTCCATATTTCCAATGCCAAGTTTTACAGCGTGTTCCATGCAGCTTTTCCAGTTGGTAGATGGAGAGACGGCATGAAAGTGGTCTTCTTCTTTTGGGGCTTCCCCTAAGCAGGAGTCAGAGATAGCAGGCTGTGCATTTACAGCGTCTGCACAAGCCACATCCAGAGCTACAGGGTCAAAAGAAGCAAAAAATCCCACATCCGGTACGATGGCTGCATCATTTTCAGCGTGGCAATCGCAGTAAGGGCTCACGTCGACGACGAGATTGATGTGAAAATTAGGGCGATCTTCGATGACAGCTTTGGTATATTCGGCAATTTTACAGTTGAGGATGTCATTGGATTCATCTGAGGCGGGACAGATAGCATCCTTAGGACAGACACCAAGACAACGGCCACAGCCGACACACTTATCATGGTTAATGGCAGCTTTGAGGTCCTTAAATTCCGGAGCATCATGAGCACAGATTTGAGCACATTTTTTGCAGCCGATACACAGCTTTTGATTTACATGAGGTTTGCCTGCACTGTGCATTTCCATTTTTCCGGCGCGGGAACCGCAGCCCATACCGATGTTTTTCAGAGCTCCGCCAAAACCGGTGCATTCATGTCCTTTGAAATGGGAGAGGGTAAGGAATACGTCGGCATCCATGACTGCGCGTCCGATTTTCGCTTCTTTTACGTATTCACCGCCCTTGACCGGTACATAGACCTCGTCAGTTCCCTTCAGACCATCGGCGATGATGATATGGCATCCAGTCGAGAAAGGAGAAAAACCATTTGTGTAAGCACTTTCCATGTGTTCCAAAGCGTCCTTTCTGGCCCTCACATATAGAGTGTTGCAGTCGGTCAAAAAAGGTTTACCGCCGAGGGATTTGACTACATCTGCCACTGCTTTTGCGTAGTTGGGGCGTAGGTAGGCCAGATTACCAGGTTCGCCGAAGTGTATTTTAATAGCTGTAAATTTTCCGGCGAAATCGATGGTGTCGATTCCAGCCGCGCGTATTAGACGTTCTAATTTCATTAGCAAGCTGTCGCCAGGTTTGACTCTGAGATTGGTGTAATATACTTTCGATTTGTTCATCGTTTACATCCTCCTTCTGTTTCTTAAAACCGTTTCTATCATACTATAGGTTTTTTGAAACGTCAAGAAAAAGTACTTGACAATAGAAAGCTTGTGCGCTATGATAACCAAGGTG
Proteins encoded in this window:
- a CDS encoding DeoR/GlpR family DNA-binding transcription regulator, whose amino-acid sequence is MLAEERKNFICNIINEKKAVRVSELSKELQITEATVRRDLDELQNEKKIRRTHGGAVALYPAGINYVISELSVERIEEKRLIAQKAYEYVDDLDTILMDGSSTVLELCKLIAAGNKKGLTVLTNAFSVVNVLAKRKDITVVHVGGVVKYEIDSSVGNIAENTIRNLRVDKTFLGVNGVEVGYGYSITNFAEAAVKVEMIQSAKQVFVLADHSKFSVSYLAKIADFEGKVDYLITDKRRKSMDYTPYEENVNFIVADDGESVEKK
- a CDS encoding DUF362 domain-containing protein, with protein sequence MNKSKVYYTNLRVKPGDSLLMKLERLIRAAGIDTIDFAGKFTAIKIHFGEPGNLAYLRPNYAKAVADVVKSLGGKPFLTDCNTLYVRARKDALEHMESAYTNGFSPFSTGCHIIIADGLKGTDEVYVPVKGGEYVKEAKIGRAVMDADVFLTLSHFKGHECTGFGGALKNIGMGCGSRAGKMEMHSAGKPHVNQKLCIGCKKCAQICAHDAPEFKDLKAAINHDKCVGCGRCLGVCPKDAICPASDESNDILNCKIAEYTKAVIEDRPNFHINLVVDVSPYCDCHAENDAAIVPDVGFFASFDPVALDVACADAVNAQPAISDSCLGEAPKEEDHFHAVSPSTNWKSCMEHAVKLGIGNMEYELIQVK